The following proteins come from a genomic window of Rutidosis leptorrhynchoides isolate AG116_Rl617_1_P2 chromosome 10, CSIRO_AGI_Rlap_v1, whole genome shotgun sequence:
- the LOC139872420 gene encoding alpha-glucan water dikinase, chloroplastic-like isoform X2, with translation MSNSVGHSLLQSTVLKQNYSNYIAGNTLFQAQATSLIRKSSSSALISTDFRGPRLTIRKLVSETNRRASCLVQAVLATDHTSELGKKYILGDNIEMKVDVKISSIPVVEIQLTNSTDHLYLHWGVLRNINEKWLLPNRRPEGTKVYKDRALRTPFVKSGSNSFLKVEIDDPSLQALEFLIVDESKNKWYKNNGKNYHIKLSSKEKQVSNVVVPEDLVQIQAFLRWEKKGKQMYTPEQEKVEYEAARAELNEEIARGSSIEDIRNRLTRKDGTSSEKSTGVSEKEIQTKVHKPMEKKMYSSQRIQRKKRDLMELLSKHIPVSVKSAEENISAKPKILSAVELYFKGIEEQSDINIVNKKTYRISDKELVVLATKAKNKMRVHLATDVNEPLTLHWALSKNAGEWLAPPDSSLPEGSIHLATAADTQFSTISIDGAANKIQQLELEIGDGSFVGMPFVLFSGKKWIKNNGSDFYVEFNGPKKATKEIGDGKGTAKSLLDRIAGLESEAQKSFMHRFNIAADLMEEAKNTGELGLAGILVWMRFMATRQLIWNKNYNVKPREISRAQDRLTDLLQNVYVNYPQYSELLRMIMSTVGRGGEGDVGQRIRDEILVIQRNNDCAGGMMEEWHQKLHNNTSPDDVVICQALIDYIKSDFDMSVYWNTLNTNGITKERLLSYDRAIRNEPKFRGDQKDSLLRDLGNYMRTLKAVHSGADLESAINNCMGYKSEGQGFMVGVNINPVAGLPSGFPELLQFVLQHVEDKNVEALLEGLVEAREELRPLLSKPNDRLKDLLFLDIALDSTVRTAIERSYEDLNNAKPEKVMYLITLLLENLILSSDNNEDMIYCLKGWNQAINMLETGDGSWALFAKSVLDRTRLALAGKGELYNQLLQPSAEYLGARLNLDQWAVSIFTEEMIRAGSAAPLSSLVNRLDPILRSVANLGSWQVISPIEAVGYIVVVDELLSVQNKTYELPTILVAKSVRGEEEIPDGAVAVVTPDMPDVLSHVSVRARNSKVCFATCFDPNILDDLRAKEGKLLQLKPTSADVTYSEVREGDLKQSNNLDEVGPSPNIKLVKKEFAGKFAISSDEFTSEMVGAKSRNIAYLKGKVPSWVGIPTSVALPFGSFEKVLSDELNQGVSQKLQILKNKLEAGDSNVLEEIRKTVLELVAPPQLVQELKSKMQSSGMPWPGDEGEQRWEQAWIAIKKVWASKWNERAYFSTRKVRLDHDLLCMAVLVQEIINADYAFVIHTTNPSSGDESEIYAEVVKGLGETLVGAYPGRALSFISKKDKLDSPKVLGYPSKPIGLFIKRSIIFRSDSNGEDLEGYAGAGLYDSVPMDEEDQVVLDYSSDPLIVDGNFQKSILSSIARAGDAIEKLYGSPQDIEGVVRDGKIYVVQTRPQM, from the exons ATGAGCAATTCAGTAGGCCACAGTTTGCTTCAATCCACGGTTTTAAAGCAGAATTATTCTAATTACATTGCCGGAAATACTTTATTTCAAGCTCAAGCCACTTCTCTGATACGGAAATCATCTTCATCTGCTTTAATATCCACCGATTTTCGCGGTCCTAGACTCACTATCCGGAAGTTAGTATCGGAGACGAATCGACGCGCTTCCTGTCTTGTTCAAGCAGTTTTAGCCACAGATCATACCTCTGAG CTGGGAAAAAAGTACATTCTGGGAGATAATATTGAGATGAAG GTTGATGTTAAAATCTCGTCTATTCCAGTAGTAGAGATTCAGCTTACTAACAGTACTGACCATCTATATCTACATTGGGGGGTTCTACGAAATATAAACGA GAAATGGCTACTTCCCAATCGTCGTCCTGAAGGGACTAAAGTATACAAGGACAGAGCTCTTAGAACCCCCTTTGTAAAG TCCGGTTCCAATTCATTCTTGAAAGTAGAGATTGACGACCCTTCATTACAAGCTCTAGAGTTCCTAATAGTAGATGAATCGAAGAATAAATG GTACAAAAATAATGGCAAAAATTACCATATCAAGCTGTCTTCAAAGGAAAAGCAGGTTTCGAATGTCGTAGTTCCTGAAGACCTTGTACAAATTCAGGCATTTTTGAGATGGGAGAAGAAGGGGAAGCAAATGTACACACCGGAACAGGAAAAG GTGGAATATGAAGCAGCTCGTGCGGAGCTAAATGAAGAAATAGCTAGGGGAAGTTCCATAGAGGACATACGAAATAGACTAACTAGAAAAGATGGTACAAGTTCTGAAAAAAGTACTGGAGTTTCAGAAAAAGAGATACAAACTAAGGTTCATAAGCCGATGGAGAAAAAAATGTACTCCTCTCAAAGAATTCAACGGAAGAAGAGGGACCTCATGGAACTTCTCAGCAAACATATTCCAGTTTCTGTAAAATCTGCAGAGGAAAATATATCTGCGAAACCAAAAATTTTGTCTGCAGTGGAACTGTACTTTAAGGGTATAGAAGAACAAAGTGACATAAATATCGTGAACAAAAAGACATACAGAATCTCCGACAAGGAGCTTGTG GTACTTGCAACAAAGGCAAAAAATAAGATGAGAGTGCATCTGGCTACAGATGTAAATGAGCCACTTACTCTTCACTGGGCGTTATCAAAGAACGCTGGAGAATGGCTG GCACCACCCGATAGTTCATTACCAGAAGGGTCTATTCATTTAGCTACAGCTGCTGACACACAGTTTTCAACAATCTCTATTGATGGTGCTGCTAACAAG ATACAGCAGTTGGAACTAGAAATTGGAGATGGTAGCTTCGTCGGGATGCCGTTTGTACTTTTCTCTGGTAAAAAATGGATCAAGAACAATGGCTCAGACTTTTATGTTGAATTTAATGGGCCCAAGAAGGCAACAAAG GAAATCGGTGATGGTAAGGGTACTGCTAAGTCCTTGTTAGATAGAATAGCAGGGCTTGAGAGTGAGGCACAAAAGTCTTTTATGCATAG ATTTAATATCGCAGCAGATTTGATGGAAGAAGCCAAGAACACTGGTGAGTTGGGTCTTGCAGGAATTCTTGTATGGATGCGGTTTATGGCTACAAGACAGCTAATTTGGAATAAGAACTACAATGTAAAGCCACG TGAGATAAGCAGAGCTCAGGATCGGCTAACAGACTTGCTTCAGAACGTTTACGTGAACTATCCACAATATAGTGAACTTTTAAGAATGATCATGTCAACTGTTGGACGTGGAGGTGAAGGTGATGTTGGGCAGCGTATTCGGGATGAAATTTTAGTGATCCAG AGAAATAATGATTGTGCAGGTGGAATGATGGAAGAATGGCATCAGAAACTGCATAACAACACAAGCCCTGATGATGTTGTAATCTGCCAG GCGCTAATAGATTATATTAAAAGTGACTTCGACATGAGTGTTTACTGGAACACACTGAATACAAATGGAATAACAAAAGAACGACTTCTAAGTTATGATCGGGCCATTCGCAATGAGCCCAAGTTCAGGGGAGATCAAAAGGACAGCCTTTTGCGCGATTTGGGGAACTACATGAGAACATTGAAG GCAGTTCATTCAGGTGCAGATCTGGAGTCTGCTATAAACAACTGCATGGGCTATAAATCTGAG GGACAAGGATTCATGGTTGGAGTGAATATTAATCCTGTAGCTGGTCTGCCATCTGGATTTCCG GAACTGCTTCAATTTGTTTTACAACATGTTGAAGATAAGAATGTGGAAGCTCTTCTTGAG GGACTGGTAGAGGCACGTGAGGAACTTAGACCATTACTGTCTAAACCAAACGATCGTCTAAAGGATCTTCTCTTTTTGGACATTGCCCTAGACTCTACTGTAAGGACAGCCATTGAAAGGAGCTATGAGGACTTGAACAATGCGAAGCCAGAG AAAGTCATGTATTTAATTACTCTTCTTCTCGAGAATCTCATACTCTCATCTGACAACAATGAGGATATGATCTATTGCCTAAAG GGATGGAATCAAGCAATAAACATGTTAGAGACTGGAGATGGTAGTTGGGCACTATTTGCAAAATCAGTACTTGATAGAACCCGACTGGCACTTGCGGGAAAGGGTGAGTTGTATAATCAACTGTTACAACCTTCTGCTGAATATCTTGGAGCTCGGCTTAATTTGGACCAATGGGCG GTAAGCATATTCACTGAAGAAATGATTCGTGCGGGATCAGCTGCTCCTTTGTCATCATTGGTTAATCGACTTGACCCTATTCTTCGCAGTGTAGCTAATTTGGGAAG CTGGCAAGTCATAAGCCCAATTGAAGCTGTTGGATATATTGTGGTTGTTGACGAGTTACTCTCGGTTCAAAACAAAACTTACGAATTGCCGACTATTTTAGTGGCCAAGTCTGTTAGGGGAGAGGAAGAAATTCCTGATGGTGCAGTTGCTGTTGTTACTCCTGATATGCCAGATGTTTTATCTCATGTTTCTGTCCGAGCAAGAAATAGCAAG GTTTGCTTTGCAACGTGTTTTGATCCCAATATTTTGGATGATCTTCGAGCAAAAGAAGGAAAACTGTTGCAACTGAAACCTACATCAGCTGATGTAACTTATAG TGAGGTGCGTGAGGGAGATTTGAAACAATCAAATAACTTGGATGAAGTTGGTCCATCCCCAAATATAAAATTGGTCAAAAAGGAGTTTGCTGGTAAATTTGCTATATCGTCTGACGAGTTCACCAGTGAAATG GTTGGAGCTAAATCACGTAATATAGCATACCTTAAAGGAAAGGTCCCATCTTGGGTTGGCATTCCTACTTCAGTTGCATTACCATTTGGAAGTTTTGAGAAAGTTCTTTCTGATGAACTAAACCAG GGGGTGTCCCAAAAGTTGCAAATATTAAAGAATAAATTAGAAGCAGGAGATTCTAATGTCCTTGAGGAGATTCGCAAAACTGTGTTAGAGCTTGTTGCACCACCCCAGCTT GTACAAGAGCTGAAAAGCAAAATGCAAAGTTCTGGCATGCCATGGCCCGGTGATGAAGGTGAACAGAGATGGGAACAAGCCTGGATTGCTATTAAAAAG GTTTGGGCTTCAAAATGGAACGAGAGAGCATACTTCAGCACACGAAAAGTGAGACTAGATCACGACCTCTTATGCATGGCTGTCTTAGTTCAAGAAATAATAAATGCTGATTATGCATTTGTTATTCACACCACAAATCCATCTTCAGGAGACGAATCAGAGATATATGCTGAG GTTGTAAAGGGTCTTGGAGAGACTTTGGTAGGAGCTTATCCAGGCCGAGCTTTAAGTTTCATTTCGAAGAAAGACAAACTTGATTCTCCTAAG
- the LOC139872420 gene encoding alpha-glucan water dikinase, chloroplastic-like isoform X1: MSNSVGHSLLQSTVLKQNYSNYIAGNTLFQAQATSLIRKSSSSALISTDFRGPRLTIRKLVSETNRRASCLVQAVLATDHTSEQLGKKYILGDNIEMKVDVKISSIPVVEIQLTNSTDHLYLHWGVLRNINEKWLLPNRRPEGTKVYKDRALRTPFVKSGSNSFLKVEIDDPSLQALEFLIVDESKNKWYKNNGKNYHIKLSSKEKQVSNVVVPEDLVQIQAFLRWEKKGKQMYTPEQEKVEYEAARAELNEEIARGSSIEDIRNRLTRKDGTSSEKSTGVSEKEIQTKVHKPMEKKMYSSQRIQRKKRDLMELLSKHIPVSVKSAEENISAKPKILSAVELYFKGIEEQSDINIVNKKTYRISDKELVVLATKAKNKMRVHLATDVNEPLTLHWALSKNAGEWLAPPDSSLPEGSIHLATAADTQFSTISIDGAANKIQQLELEIGDGSFVGMPFVLFSGKKWIKNNGSDFYVEFNGPKKATKEIGDGKGTAKSLLDRIAGLESEAQKSFMHRFNIAADLMEEAKNTGELGLAGILVWMRFMATRQLIWNKNYNVKPREISRAQDRLTDLLQNVYVNYPQYSELLRMIMSTVGRGGEGDVGQRIRDEILVIQRNNDCAGGMMEEWHQKLHNNTSPDDVVICQALIDYIKSDFDMSVYWNTLNTNGITKERLLSYDRAIRNEPKFRGDQKDSLLRDLGNYMRTLKAVHSGADLESAINNCMGYKSEGQGFMVGVNINPVAGLPSGFPELLQFVLQHVEDKNVEALLEGLVEAREELRPLLSKPNDRLKDLLFLDIALDSTVRTAIERSYEDLNNAKPEKVMYLITLLLENLILSSDNNEDMIYCLKGWNQAINMLETGDGSWALFAKSVLDRTRLALAGKGELYNQLLQPSAEYLGARLNLDQWAVSIFTEEMIRAGSAAPLSSLVNRLDPILRSVANLGSWQVISPIEAVGYIVVVDELLSVQNKTYELPTILVAKSVRGEEEIPDGAVAVVTPDMPDVLSHVSVRARNSKVCFATCFDPNILDDLRAKEGKLLQLKPTSADVTYSEVREGDLKQSNNLDEVGPSPNIKLVKKEFAGKFAISSDEFTSEMVGAKSRNIAYLKGKVPSWVGIPTSVALPFGSFEKVLSDELNQGVSQKLQILKNKLEAGDSNVLEEIRKTVLELVAPPQLVQELKSKMQSSGMPWPGDEGEQRWEQAWIAIKKVWASKWNERAYFSTRKVRLDHDLLCMAVLVQEIINADYAFVIHTTNPSSGDESEIYAEVVKGLGETLVGAYPGRALSFISKKDKLDSPKVLGYPSKPIGLFIKRSIIFRSDSNGEDLEGYAGAGLYDSVPMDEEDQVVLDYSSDPLIVDGNFQKSILSSIARAGDAIEKLYGSPQDIEGVVRDGKIYVVQTRPQM; this comes from the exons ATGAGCAATTCAGTAGGCCACAGTTTGCTTCAATCCACGGTTTTAAAGCAGAATTATTCTAATTACATTGCCGGAAATACTTTATTTCAAGCTCAAGCCACTTCTCTGATACGGAAATCATCTTCATCTGCTTTAATATCCACCGATTTTCGCGGTCCTAGACTCACTATCCGGAAGTTAGTATCGGAGACGAATCGACGCGCTTCCTGTCTTGTTCAAGCAGTTTTAGCCACAGATCATACCTCTGAG CAGCTGGGAAAAAAGTACATTCTGGGAGATAATATTGAGATGAAG GTTGATGTTAAAATCTCGTCTATTCCAGTAGTAGAGATTCAGCTTACTAACAGTACTGACCATCTATATCTACATTGGGGGGTTCTACGAAATATAAACGA GAAATGGCTACTTCCCAATCGTCGTCCTGAAGGGACTAAAGTATACAAGGACAGAGCTCTTAGAACCCCCTTTGTAAAG TCCGGTTCCAATTCATTCTTGAAAGTAGAGATTGACGACCCTTCATTACAAGCTCTAGAGTTCCTAATAGTAGATGAATCGAAGAATAAATG GTACAAAAATAATGGCAAAAATTACCATATCAAGCTGTCTTCAAAGGAAAAGCAGGTTTCGAATGTCGTAGTTCCTGAAGACCTTGTACAAATTCAGGCATTTTTGAGATGGGAGAAGAAGGGGAAGCAAATGTACACACCGGAACAGGAAAAG GTGGAATATGAAGCAGCTCGTGCGGAGCTAAATGAAGAAATAGCTAGGGGAAGTTCCATAGAGGACATACGAAATAGACTAACTAGAAAAGATGGTACAAGTTCTGAAAAAAGTACTGGAGTTTCAGAAAAAGAGATACAAACTAAGGTTCATAAGCCGATGGAGAAAAAAATGTACTCCTCTCAAAGAATTCAACGGAAGAAGAGGGACCTCATGGAACTTCTCAGCAAACATATTCCAGTTTCTGTAAAATCTGCAGAGGAAAATATATCTGCGAAACCAAAAATTTTGTCTGCAGTGGAACTGTACTTTAAGGGTATAGAAGAACAAAGTGACATAAATATCGTGAACAAAAAGACATACAGAATCTCCGACAAGGAGCTTGTG GTACTTGCAACAAAGGCAAAAAATAAGATGAGAGTGCATCTGGCTACAGATGTAAATGAGCCACTTACTCTTCACTGGGCGTTATCAAAGAACGCTGGAGAATGGCTG GCACCACCCGATAGTTCATTACCAGAAGGGTCTATTCATTTAGCTACAGCTGCTGACACACAGTTTTCAACAATCTCTATTGATGGTGCTGCTAACAAG ATACAGCAGTTGGAACTAGAAATTGGAGATGGTAGCTTCGTCGGGATGCCGTTTGTACTTTTCTCTGGTAAAAAATGGATCAAGAACAATGGCTCAGACTTTTATGTTGAATTTAATGGGCCCAAGAAGGCAACAAAG GAAATCGGTGATGGTAAGGGTACTGCTAAGTCCTTGTTAGATAGAATAGCAGGGCTTGAGAGTGAGGCACAAAAGTCTTTTATGCATAG ATTTAATATCGCAGCAGATTTGATGGAAGAAGCCAAGAACACTGGTGAGTTGGGTCTTGCAGGAATTCTTGTATGGATGCGGTTTATGGCTACAAGACAGCTAATTTGGAATAAGAACTACAATGTAAAGCCACG TGAGATAAGCAGAGCTCAGGATCGGCTAACAGACTTGCTTCAGAACGTTTACGTGAACTATCCACAATATAGTGAACTTTTAAGAATGATCATGTCAACTGTTGGACGTGGAGGTGAAGGTGATGTTGGGCAGCGTATTCGGGATGAAATTTTAGTGATCCAG AGAAATAATGATTGTGCAGGTGGAATGATGGAAGAATGGCATCAGAAACTGCATAACAACACAAGCCCTGATGATGTTGTAATCTGCCAG GCGCTAATAGATTATATTAAAAGTGACTTCGACATGAGTGTTTACTGGAACACACTGAATACAAATGGAATAACAAAAGAACGACTTCTAAGTTATGATCGGGCCATTCGCAATGAGCCCAAGTTCAGGGGAGATCAAAAGGACAGCCTTTTGCGCGATTTGGGGAACTACATGAGAACATTGAAG GCAGTTCATTCAGGTGCAGATCTGGAGTCTGCTATAAACAACTGCATGGGCTATAAATCTGAG GGACAAGGATTCATGGTTGGAGTGAATATTAATCCTGTAGCTGGTCTGCCATCTGGATTTCCG GAACTGCTTCAATTTGTTTTACAACATGTTGAAGATAAGAATGTGGAAGCTCTTCTTGAG GGACTGGTAGAGGCACGTGAGGAACTTAGACCATTACTGTCTAAACCAAACGATCGTCTAAAGGATCTTCTCTTTTTGGACATTGCCCTAGACTCTACTGTAAGGACAGCCATTGAAAGGAGCTATGAGGACTTGAACAATGCGAAGCCAGAG AAAGTCATGTATTTAATTACTCTTCTTCTCGAGAATCTCATACTCTCATCTGACAACAATGAGGATATGATCTATTGCCTAAAG GGATGGAATCAAGCAATAAACATGTTAGAGACTGGAGATGGTAGTTGGGCACTATTTGCAAAATCAGTACTTGATAGAACCCGACTGGCACTTGCGGGAAAGGGTGAGTTGTATAATCAACTGTTACAACCTTCTGCTGAATATCTTGGAGCTCGGCTTAATTTGGACCAATGGGCG GTAAGCATATTCACTGAAGAAATGATTCGTGCGGGATCAGCTGCTCCTTTGTCATCATTGGTTAATCGACTTGACCCTATTCTTCGCAGTGTAGCTAATTTGGGAAG CTGGCAAGTCATAAGCCCAATTGAAGCTGTTGGATATATTGTGGTTGTTGACGAGTTACTCTCGGTTCAAAACAAAACTTACGAATTGCCGACTATTTTAGTGGCCAAGTCTGTTAGGGGAGAGGAAGAAATTCCTGATGGTGCAGTTGCTGTTGTTACTCCTGATATGCCAGATGTTTTATCTCATGTTTCTGTCCGAGCAAGAAATAGCAAG GTTTGCTTTGCAACGTGTTTTGATCCCAATATTTTGGATGATCTTCGAGCAAAAGAAGGAAAACTGTTGCAACTGAAACCTACATCAGCTGATGTAACTTATAG TGAGGTGCGTGAGGGAGATTTGAAACAATCAAATAACTTGGATGAAGTTGGTCCATCCCCAAATATAAAATTGGTCAAAAAGGAGTTTGCTGGTAAATTTGCTATATCGTCTGACGAGTTCACCAGTGAAATG GTTGGAGCTAAATCACGTAATATAGCATACCTTAAAGGAAAGGTCCCATCTTGGGTTGGCATTCCTACTTCAGTTGCATTACCATTTGGAAGTTTTGAGAAAGTTCTTTCTGATGAACTAAACCAG GGGGTGTCCCAAAAGTTGCAAATATTAAAGAATAAATTAGAAGCAGGAGATTCTAATGTCCTTGAGGAGATTCGCAAAACTGTGTTAGAGCTTGTTGCACCACCCCAGCTT GTACAAGAGCTGAAAAGCAAAATGCAAAGTTCTGGCATGCCATGGCCCGGTGATGAAGGTGAACAGAGATGGGAACAAGCCTGGATTGCTATTAAAAAG GTTTGGGCTTCAAAATGGAACGAGAGAGCATACTTCAGCACACGAAAAGTGAGACTAGATCACGACCTCTTATGCATGGCTGTCTTAGTTCAAGAAATAATAAATGCTGATTATGCATTTGTTATTCACACCACAAATCCATCTTCAGGAGACGAATCAGAGATATATGCTGAG GTTGTAAAGGGTCTTGGAGAGACTTTGGTAGGAGCTTATCCAGGCCGAGCTTTAAGTTTCATTTCGAAGAAAGACAAACTTGATTCTCCTAAG